The Polyangiaceae bacterium genomic interval ACGTGCGGCCGACGTTGCAGAAGATCTCCGAGGCCCACATCCCGCGCAATTCGCAGATAAGGCATCCAGGCAATACCTGCGAGCGAGAAGTTCTGGCCTGCGAGGTACGGTTTGTCCGCAAGGTTTTTTTCGACGAGATCGAGCGCTTTGGCGGCTCCTTCCGTGCCTTGTTTCAGGTCGTCCTCCGTGTGAGGTCGCCGCAGAAACTTCGCATAGAAGTGGATCATGACGTTTGGCGTAAAATACGCTTGCTCGTCCTCCGTGTGAGGTCGCCGCAGAAACTTCGCATAGAAGTGGATCATGACGTTTGGCGTAAAA includes:
- a CDS encoding glutathione S-transferase C-terminal domain-containing protein, producing the protein MSQVNIVVPPFTMEQSIGIEQAYFTPNVMIHFYAKFLRRPHTEDEQAYFTPNVMIHFYAKFLRRPHTEDDLKQGTEGAAKALDLVEKNLADKPYLAGQNFSLAGIAWMPYLRIARDVGLGDLLQRRPHVNDWATRVSGRPSFGP